Proteins from a genomic interval of Paenibacillus lentus:
- a CDS encoding energy-coupling factor transporter ATPase, translating to MAITFDEVSYAYDDRTLWRSGALEGVNLDIPPGTFTGIAGTTGSGKSTLLQHFNGILRPTEGRVRILDVVVNAREKAPKMSELRRRVGLVFQFPEQQLFEDTVEKDLCFGPLNFGMSLAEARERARWALDLLGLDESLLSRNPFHLSGGQMRKVAIASVLAMDPEVIALDEPTATLDPQSRAELAALLSKLHREQGKTVIVVTHRMEELLPYVDGWIIMKSGRTLFQGTTDALVRESAVLEQEGLALPECITLWNQLAAQYGMEGEKPCLTPDSLAERLEQAFLAAGRSKDREERLACGESL from the coding sequence ATGGCTATTACATTCGATGAGGTAAGCTACGCCTACGATGATCGAACCTTATGGCGAAGCGGGGCGCTGGAGGGCGTCAATCTTGATATTCCGCCTGGAACATTTACGGGTATTGCCGGTACGACAGGCTCTGGCAAATCGACGCTGCTGCAGCATTTCAATGGCATCCTGAGGCCGACAGAAGGCCGTGTGCGGATTTTGGACGTGGTGGTGAATGCCCGGGAAAAAGCGCCTAAAATGAGCGAGCTGCGCAGACGTGTGGGGCTTGTCTTTCAATTTCCCGAGCAGCAGTTATTCGAGGACACGGTGGAAAAAGACCTTTGTTTTGGCCCGCTTAATTTTGGAATGTCTCTGGCGGAAGCGAGGGAACGGGCAAGATGGGCGCTGGACCTGCTGGGTCTGGACGAGTCGCTTCTTTCGCGAAATCCCTTTCATCTAAGCGGCGGTCAAATGCGCAAAGTCGCCATAGCTTCAGTGCTGGCCATGGACCCCGAGGTGATTGCTTTGGATGAGCCCACGGCCACTCTTGATCCGCAGAGCCGGGCTGAGCTTGCCGCATTGCTATCCAAGCTGCACCGCGAGCAGGGCAAGACGGTAATCGTCGTGACGCACCGGATGGAAGAACTGCTGCCCTACGTCGATGGGTGGATTATTATGAAGAGCGGCCGGACGCTGTTCCAGGGCACGACTGATGCGCTTGTCCGCGAATCCGCCGTTCTGGAGCAGGAGGGGCTGGCTCTTCCGGAATGCATCACCCTTTGGAATCAGCTTGCCGCCCAGTACGGAATGGAGGGAGAGAAGCCGTGCTTGACGCCGGACTCATTAGCCGAGCGGCTGGAGCAGGCGTTCTTGGCTGCGGGTAGATCAAAAGACAGAGAGGAGAGATTGGCATGCGGGGAAAGCTTGTGA
- a CDS encoding polyprenyl synthetase family protein — MKINEQLGISLRTVDKEIENIVKFDKDVPRSSDLAQSIIGLIRSGGKRVRPLMVIVGSRFGPAPDERKVWRLAAAAEFIHAASLIHDDVIDDSPVRRGDKAMHIKLGVNRAIHVGNYMSARVIELISVYSADRERYVYDLSSLVTTQLCLGEYQQLSHLFDYDVTIEQYLEKSRNKTAQLIAACLRIGALSAEADEETADQLYNFGEKLGMAFQIRDDILDFTQSSEKLGKPAGSDLRSGQVTLPVLFALQDEALAPKIRAVNEHTPAEYTDEIIAAIQNSDALEKTEALSQQYLTEAQQIIDRLSHYPAHRDLKVLLKFFSGREN, encoded by the coding sequence ATGAAGATAAATGAACAGCTTGGCATCTCCCTTAGAACAGTAGACAAAGAAATTGAGAACATAGTCAAATTCGACAAGGATGTCCCCCGCTCCTCGGATCTTGCCCAAAGCATTATTGGGCTTATTCGCTCAGGAGGAAAACGAGTTCGCCCATTGATGGTGATCGTGGGGAGCCGCTTCGGCCCTGCGCCTGATGAACGCAAAGTATGGCGCCTGGCTGCGGCCGCTGAATTCATTCATGCTGCTTCCTTAATCCATGATGACGTCATCGACGATTCGCCCGTTCGCCGAGGAGACAAAGCCATGCACATCAAGCTTGGCGTAAACCGTGCCATCCACGTCGGCAATTACATGTCGGCGCGGGTCATTGAATTAATCTCTGTCTATTCTGCCGACCGCGAGCGATATGTGTACGATCTCTCCTCCTTAGTGACAACGCAATTATGCCTGGGAGAATATCAGCAGTTATCCCATTTATTCGATTATGACGTGACGATTGAACAATATTTAGAGAAGTCCAGAAACAAAACCGCCCAGCTTATTGCAGCCTGCCTGCGAATCGGAGCGCTGTCAGCAGAAGCCGACGAAGAGACAGCTGACCAGCTATACAATTTCGGGGAAAAACTGGGCATGGCATTTCAAATTCGTGATGATATCCTGGATTTTACCCAATCCTCGGAGAAGCTCGGCAAGCCTGCTGGAAGCGATCTGCGCAGCGGTCAAGTAACGCTTCCCGTCCTATTCGCGCTACAGGATGAGGCGCTTGCTCCTAAGATCAGAGCGGTGAACGAGCACACGCCAGCCGAATATACCGATGAAATTATCGCAGCAATCCAGAACAGCGATGCGCTGGAGAAAACCGAAGCGTTAAGCCAGCAATATTTAACCGAGGCTCAGCAAATTATTGATCGCTTAAGCCATTATCCGGCTCATCGCGACTTAAAGGTACTACTCAAATTCTTCAGCGGACGGGAGAATTAG
- a CDS encoding aspartate aminotransferase family protein, which produces MEQYIGSDHILQKRQQYFYPCTSHFYRTPPQIVKGDMQYLYDHENRRYTDFFAGVSVVACGHCNPEIVRRTEEQLRTLQHTCTIYLTQPNVDLAQRMAEVLPGDLKRSFFVNSGSEANEGALLLARLHTGKRGFIALEQGLHGRTYLTMSMTGLRMWRTDPQLEADRSVTFIPRPYERGMSGEEAAQRSLAALKKVLDEKGGDIAAMIAEPIQGNAGIIVPPAGYFAEVKALLEQYGVLLIADEIQTGFGRTGEMFAIDRYGVQPDIITMAKALGNGVPVAAFATTDEIAASFNRPSASTFGGNPVSAVTAMAVLDYIESHQLVQRSRELGDVLQQGLRDLAVRFPEVITEVRGAGLMIGAELFGEDTSRGAALVDEVLEHMKDKGYIIGKNGVDRNVLAFQPPLVITEEDIAGMLTALEETLRSITC; this is translated from the coding sequence ATGGAGCAGTACATCGGATCAGATCACATATTACAGAAGCGGCAGCAGTATTTTTATCCGTGCACGAGTCATTTTTACCGAACTCCGCCGCAGATCGTCAAAGGGGACATGCAATATCTGTATGACCACGAGAACAGACGCTATACGGACTTTTTTGCGGGGGTATCGGTCGTTGCCTGTGGGCATTGCAACCCGGAAATCGTTCGACGTACGGAGGAACAGCTGAGAACGCTGCAGCATACTTGTACGATTTATTTGACCCAGCCGAACGTAGATTTGGCGCAGCGGATGGCAGAAGTGCTGCCGGGTGACCTGAAGCGGAGCTTCTTCGTCAATAGTGGTTCCGAGGCCAACGAAGGAGCTCTGCTGCTGGCCCGTCTGCATACGGGAAAAAGAGGCTTTATCGCGCTGGAGCAAGGGCTGCATGGGCGCACGTATCTGACGATGAGCATGACCGGGCTGCGCATGTGGCGGACGGATCCGCAGCTGGAGGCGGATCGCAGCGTGACGTTCATTCCCCGGCCCTATGAACGGGGGATGAGCGGCGAAGAGGCGGCACAGCGCTCCCTTGCAGCCCTGAAAAAGGTGCTCGACGAAAAGGGCGGCGACATTGCCGCCATGATTGCCGAGCCGATTCAGGGCAACGCCGGCATCATCGTGCCGCCTGCGGGGTATTTCGCCGAAGTGAAGGCGCTGCTGGAGCAGTACGGCGTGCTCCTCATCGCGGATGAGATCCAAACCGGCTTTGGCCGGACGGGGGAAATGTTCGCGATAGATCGTTACGGCGTACAGCCGGACATCATCACGATGGCCAAGGCGCTGGGTAATGGCGTGCCGGTTGCCGCGTTTGCTACAACGGACGAGATCGCGGCCAGCTTCAACCGGCCTTCGGCGTCTACGTTCGGTGGCAATCCGGTGTCGGCTGTCACGGCTATGGCGGTGCTGGACTACATTGAGTCGCATCAACTGGTACAGCGCTCTAGGGAGCTTGGAGATGTCCTGCAACAAGGTTTGCGCGATTTGGCAGTCCGTTTTCCAGAAGTGATTACCGAGGTGCGCGGGGCTGGTCTGATGATCGGTGCCGAGCTGTTCGGCGAGGATACATCGCGTGGCGCAGCACTGGTGGATGAGGTGCTTGAGCATATGAAGGACAAAGGATACATCATCGGCAAGAATGGCGTGGATCGCAACGTACTGGCCTTCCAGCCGCCGCTCGTCATCACGGAGGAGGATATCGCGGGCATGTTGACGGCTCTTGAGGAGACGCTGCGTTCCATAACGTGTTGA
- a CDS encoding ABC transporter substrate-binding protein yields the protein MKPFKLKHSLLLATILLLSMLISACGAAGGGSGATADGEAPANNSSTSSNAKNGDSAPEDKTKVVWWHSMGGELGTATDQLVADFNASQDKVEVEAIFQGTYDESLNKMKASMDSKSGPSLIQVYEIGSRFMIDSGAITPVQQFIDEENYDLGQLEENIMNYYTFEGKQYSMPFNTSNPILYYNKDLFKAAGLDPDKAPATYEELKKAAETLSKSGAPASFAIYGWFMEQFFANQGAEYVDNGNGRTAPATQSLLNTEAGVNTLEWWKSLIDSQAAINLGRKTDDTKKAFVAGQVSMTLDSTAGLRGIVDSVGDKFEVGTAFLPNPEGASDGGVIIGGASLWILNNKPEAEQKAAWEFIKFLAEPQTQAKWHISTGYFPITKKAYDEQIVQDNLTKYPQFQTAVDQLHASKPSLATQGAVMGVFPEARQIVESAIEEALGGSKSAKQALDDAAKSITDKIGNYNRTVQK from the coding sequence ATGAAACCGTTCAAGCTTAAACACTCATTATTGCTCGCTACGATTTTGCTTCTATCCATGCTCATATCTGCCTGCGGAGCAGCAGGCGGCGGCTCGGGAGCAACGGCCGACGGGGAAGCCCCGGCAAACAACTCATCGACTTCTAGCAATGCGAAAAATGGAGATTCCGCACCCGAAGACAAAACCAAAGTCGTGTGGTGGCATTCCATGGGCGGCGAGTTGGGCACAGCCACGGATCAACTCGTAGCCGACTTCAACGCTTCCCAGGACAAAGTGGAAGTAGAAGCGATTTTCCAAGGAACCTATGACGAAAGCTTGAATAAAATGAAAGCTTCTATGGATTCCAAATCCGGCCCGTCTCTCATTCAGGTGTACGAAATCGGCTCTCGCTTCATGATTGACTCAGGAGCAATTACTCCGGTACAGCAGTTTATCGATGAAGAAAACTATGATCTCGGCCAATTAGAAGAGAACATCATGAATTACTATACTTTTGAAGGCAAGCAGTACTCCATGCCCTTCAATACGTCGAACCCGATTCTCTATTACAATAAGGACTTGTTCAAAGCCGCAGGTCTTGACCCGGACAAAGCTCCGGCAACCTATGAAGAGCTGAAGAAAGCAGCTGAAACGCTGAGCAAAAGCGGAGCACCGGCCTCCTTTGCCATTTACGGCTGGTTTATGGAGCAGTTCTTTGCCAACCAAGGCGCAGAATATGTCGACAATGGTAACGGTCGTACCGCCCCGGCAACCCAATCCTTGTTGAACACGGAGGCAGGCGTTAATACGCTGGAATGGTGGAAAAGCCTCATCGATAGCCAGGCTGCAATCAACCTGGGGCGTAAAACCGATGACACGAAGAAAGCCTTTGTCGCCGGACAGGTCAGCATGACGCTGGACTCCACGGCGGGACTCCGGGGGATCGTAGACAGTGTTGGCGATAAATTCGAGGTCGGTACCGCGTTTCTCCCTAACCCCGAAGGCGCCTCTGACGGTGGCGTCATTATCGGCGGAGCAAGCCTCTGGATTCTCAACAATAAACCGGAAGCGGAGCAAAAGGCGGCCTGGGAGTTCATTAAGTTCCTTGCCGAGCCGCAAACGCAAGCGAAATGGCATATTTCCACCGGATATTTCCCTATTACGAAGAAGGCTTATGACGAGCAAATCGTCCAGGATAATTTGACGAAATATCCGCAGTTCCAAACGGCCGTCGATCAGCTGCATGCCAGCAAGCCTAGCCTGGCAACGCAGGGAGCCGTAATGGGCGTGTTCCCGGAAGCCCGCCAAATCGTGGAGAGTGCGATCGAAGAAGCGCTAGGCGGCAGCAAGTCCGCCAAGCAGGCGCTGGACGATGCCGCCAAATCGATTACGGATAAAATTGGCAACTATAATAGAACAGTGCAAAAGTGA
- a CDS encoding carbohydrate ABC transporter permease, with the protein MNTTVRNAPASAAVTTSSYKIVHKRGLTASFKEHMLAYLFLAPSIVLFGLFLLYPLIKSVYLSFFLTDPRGNIAAYVGLDNFKQLLGSSQFWNSLAVTGKFVLLTVPGGLLLGLIMAAFAHSRLKGIRLFQFIFSLPLALSVSTSAVIWMMLFHPTLGMFNYFLDLAGLPAIQWLTDSRWALISISIMTVWMNSGFNFIVLLSGLQGIPEDMYDSAKVDGAGPFRTFIRIILPLLSPTLFFLLIVSVIGSFQAFGQMHILTKGGPAGSTEVFVYSIYKEAFVNYQFGTGSAMALVLFLLILILTLIQFTILEKKVHYQ; encoded by the coding sequence ATGAACACCACGGTCAGAAACGCACCGGCCTCAGCTGCAGTCACGACTTCCTCATACAAAATCGTACATAAGAGAGGGTTGACCGCAAGCTTCAAGGAGCATATGCTGGCCTACCTTTTTCTCGCCCCGTCTATCGTGCTATTCGGTCTATTCCTCCTCTATCCTCTGATCAAATCGGTATATCTCAGCTTCTTTCTGACAGACCCGCGCGGCAATATTGCGGCTTACGTCGGACTGGACAATTTCAAGCAGCTCCTGGGCTCCTCCCAATTCTGGAACAGTCTCGCTGTTACCGGCAAATTCGTGCTGCTTACCGTTCCGGGCGGACTTCTCCTCGGCTTGATCATGGCCGCATTCGCTCATTCTCGATTAAAGGGGATACGGCTGTTTCAGTTTATTTTTTCCCTTCCCCTCGCCCTTTCGGTTAGTACGTCAGCGGTGATCTGGATGATGCTATTCCATCCGACACTGGGCATGTTCAACTATTTTCTAGATTTAGCGGGGCTTCCCGCCATACAATGGCTAACCGATTCACGCTGGGCGCTCATATCGATATCAATCATGACCGTGTGGATGAACTCCGGGTTTAACTTCATCGTGCTGCTCAGCGGCCTGCAAGGAATTCCTGAGGATATGTATGACAGCGCCAAAGTGGATGGGGCAGGACCGTTCCGCACGTTCATCCGCATCATTCTGCCGCTGCTATCGCCTACGCTGTTCTTCCTGCTTATCGTATCTGTTATCGGCTCATTTCAAGCGTTCGGGCAAATGCACATTTTGACCAAGGGCGGTCCAGCAGGCTCAACCGAAGTATTTGTCTATTCCATTTATAAGGAAGCCTTCGTGAATTACCAGTTTGGCACGGGCAGCGCCATGGCCCTCGTCCTGTTTCTGCTCATTCTGATTCTGACGCTTATTCAATTCACCATTTTGGAAAAGAAGGTGCACTATCAATGA
- a CDS encoding energy-coupling factor transporter transmembrane component T family protein, which translates to MRGKLVIGRSIDTGSWIHGLDPRAKLTAMVLYLIAIVAVGSWPALGAAAVFSLAYMSSTKIPLKYYVKAAKPLWVLMVFIFAVQCFTVTEGTALWQIGSWTLYSGGVSLGLISASRMAMLVSFTAILTFTTTPGRLNQGMAGVLKPFEAIGISAQRLTLMMSIALRFIPTILDESQKIVKAQAARGADLRELPWKEKGKMLVSLLVPVTVGAFRRAEELVLSMESRGYRIGAPRSEYHRLEWKSRDTWFVLSFALLAVAVLLYRFFI; encoded by the coding sequence ATGCGGGGAAAGCTTGTGATAGGCCGAAGCATCGATACCGGATCGTGGATTCACGGGCTTGACCCGCGGGCGAAGCTGACGGCGATGGTGTTGTATCTTATCGCGATCGTTGCCGTGGGCTCATGGCCTGCGCTTGGAGCTGCCGCGGTCTTTTCACTCGCTTATATGTCGTCAACGAAAATTCCGCTTAAGTATTACGTCAAGGCGGCTAAGCCACTCTGGGTGCTCATGGTGTTTATTTTTGCCGTGCAGTGCTTTACTGTGACCGAAGGAACTGCGCTCTGGCAGATCGGCTCATGGACTCTCTATTCTGGAGGAGTTAGCCTTGGGCTTATTTCGGCTTCGCGTATGGCAATGCTTGTCTCGTTTACCGCGATCCTTACGTTCACAACGACGCCTGGGCGGTTGAATCAAGGGATGGCCGGCGTGCTCAAGCCGTTCGAGGCGATCGGCATATCGGCACAGCGCTTGACATTGATGATGAGCATTGCGCTGCGGTTCATTCCGACGATCCTCGATGAGTCGCAGAAGATCGTGAAGGCACAGGCAGCCCGGGGCGCTGATTTGCGGGAGCTGCCATGGAAAGAGAAGGGGAAGATGCTAGTATCCTTGCTCGTTCCCGTTACGGTAGGTGCTTTTCGCCGGGCTGAGGAATTGGTTTTGTCAATGGAATCAAGAGGCTATCGAATCGGAGCACCCCGTTCAGAGTATCATAGGCTCGAATGGAAGAGTCGTGACACTTGGTTCGTTTTATCATTTGCTCTTTTGGCTGTGGCGGTGCTGCTGTACCGATTTTTCATATAG
- a CDS encoding peptidase U32 family protein: protein MARYFNGKEVELLAPTGTFEIFKEVIHANCDAVYFGGPSLNMRMMRKGYNFSRPEIIEAIKHAHALHKKAYVTVNNLLNEGEIEEARDYLRFLEQAGPDAIIVQDFAILALIQEMKLQLPVHSSVMMNVHNREMITALSEMGVTRVVTSREMDLTTTRYLRETTGMELEYFIHGDMCSVHGANCYFSSLVFGMSSNRGKCLKPCRWDYRVKKDGYVYPSEYPLAVKDMFMYEHIPELIHGGVTSFKIEGRMRDTEFVLMLVNAYGDAIDRYIEDPVGFERNRDTKLLYDNRKRDFSTGYAFGRPGLSYINKRYEGTGKFYSTGKVFSTPTEERRLGEKRLGEVANVLVRAAERGGAEQCGQQGTNRNCRNGQNRMELSVHVNNAAQARAALEGGADHVYLSGDVFEPDRPFTKQEIAQLAEIKGEAKLYLGLPRMMTELHFEMYDALLSGERLPIDGILVTNLGAIHKFASKGYPLVGDINLNIFNHLSAEMYAKLGVERFTASVELPLYEFSKLLENADVPLEAVVHGSPALMYMEHDLYENTEVFEPIAEENNLYVDNRILVLMTDKGENPVYRDVHGRCHLMLAKELCLLPVIKELQDAGLSVCRIEGATYQPEQLKSIVSVYKTAIEQPEAAGELFTGMTPVYAGYTLGALQFDGGVAGRPVAAEAEACEVEPGQGQMQITGQ, encoded by the coding sequence GTGGCACGTTATTTTAATGGAAAAGAAGTCGAACTGCTTGCGCCGACTGGGACGTTTGAAATTTTCAAGGAAGTCATCCACGCGAATTGTGACGCTGTTTATTTTGGAGGGCCGAGCCTTAATATGCGCATGATGCGCAAAGGCTATAATTTCAGTCGGCCAGAGATCATCGAGGCAATCAAGCATGCACATGCTCTTCATAAAAAAGCGTACGTCACGGTGAATAACTTGCTGAATGAAGGGGAAATCGAAGAGGCTCGTGATTATTTGCGTTTCTTGGAACAGGCTGGGCCAGATGCGATTATTGTTCAGGATTTTGCCATTCTGGCTCTGATTCAGGAGATGAAGCTGCAGCTTCCAGTGCATTCCTCGGTCATGATGAACGTACATAATCGTGAGATGATTACGGCGCTAAGCGAGATGGGAGTAACCCGGGTCGTAACCTCTAGGGAAATGGATCTGACGACAACGCGATATTTGCGTGAAACGACAGGCATGGAATTGGAATATTTTATTCATGGAGATATGTGTTCCGTGCATGGCGCAAATTGCTATTTCAGCTCACTAGTATTCGGGATGAGCAGCAATCGCGGCAAATGTCTTAAGCCGTGCCGCTGGGATTATCGGGTGAAGAAGGATGGCTATGTGTATCCGTCTGAATATCCGCTTGCCGTGAAGGATATGTTCATGTACGAGCATATTCCTGAACTGATCCATGGCGGAGTGACATCGTTTAAAATCGAAGGGCGCATGCGTGATACAGAATTTGTGCTCATGCTCGTTAATGCCTATGGAGATGCAATTGATCGCTATATCGAGGATCCGGTAGGCTTTGAGCGGAACCGGGATACCAAGCTGCTATATGACAATCGCAAGCGGGATTTTTCCACAGGCTATGCCTTTGGTCGTCCAGGGTTGTCCTATATAAATAAACGCTATGAGGGAACAGGGAAGTTTTACAGCACAGGCAAGGTGTTCAGTACGCCGACGGAAGAACGGAGACTAGGAGAGAAACGGCTGGGCGAGGTTGCGAACGTTCTGGTCAGGGCTGCGGAAAGGGGCGGAGCGGAGCAGTGCGGGCAGCAAGGCACTAACCGAAACTGTCGAAATGGTCAAAATCGGATGGAGCTGTCCGTGCATGTGAACAATGCGGCCCAGGCGCGCGCAGCGCTTGAAGGCGGGGCGGATCATGTTTATTTGTCAGGCGATGTGTTTGAGCCGGATCGCCCTTTTACGAAGCAGGAGATTGCACAGCTGGCTGAGATCAAAGGGGAGGCTAAGCTGTACTTGGGCCTGCCGAGGATGATGACGGAGCTGCATTTTGAGATGTACGACGCACTATTGTCCGGAGAACGTCTGCCGATTGACGGGATTCTCGTAACCAACCTTGGTGCGATTCATAAATTTGCCTCGAAGGGATATCCGCTTGTGGGCGACATCAATTTGAATATTTTTAATCATCTGTCTGCGGAAATGTACGCAAAGCTTGGCGTCGAGCGATTTACAGCATCCGTGGAGCTGCCGCTGTACGAATTCAGCAAGCTGCTGGAGAATGCCGATGTTCCACTCGAGGCGGTCGTGCATGGCTCCCCGGCTCTGATGTACATGGAGCATGATTTGTATGAGAACACCGAGGTATTCGAACCGATCGCCGAGGAAAATAATCTTTACGTAGACAACCGTATTTTGGTGCTGATGACCGACAAGGGGGAGAACCCAGTTTACCGTGATGTTCATGGACGCTGCCATCTGATGCTCGCCAAAGAGCTTTGCCTATTGCCAGTCATTAAGGAGCTTCAGGACGCTGGACTGTCCGTTTGCCGCATCGAAGGGGCGACTTATCAGCCAGAGCAGTTAAAGTCGATCGTAAGCGTCTATAAAACCGCTATAGAGCAGCCTGAAGCTGCTGGGGAGCTGTTTACCGGAATGACCCCAGTCTATGCAGGCTATACGCTAGGGGCGCTTCAGTTCGACGGAGGCGTGGCCGGGCGTCCTGTCGCTGCAGAAGCGGAAGCTTGTGAAGTCGAGCCGGGGCAAGGGCAGATGCAAATAACAGGGCAGTAA
- a CDS encoding carbohydrate ABC transporter permease — MTLSRPLRHGAVYFVLCLLSLFILYPLLYTFLSVFMTPEETSQFPPALFPSSLYLGSLEAVIQLIPVFRFIANSFIVSTLVMVGQLVTASLAAYAFAFIAFRGKAFWFAVFLSTMMIPWEVTMIPNFLLIKSWNWLDSYPGLVLPFLASAFGVFLLRQFFLQLPRELFEAARMDGCGHLRYFAGIVLPLARPGLATLAVYVFLNTWNMYLWPLLITNTANMRTVQIGISMLQFEEMTAWNIVLAGVALVLLPSLILIVLGLKQLVRGLTAGAIKG, encoded by the coding sequence ATGACGTTATCCCGCCCCCTTCGCCACGGCGCTGTATACTTCGTCCTGTGCTTACTGTCCTTATTCATCCTATACCCGCTTCTCTACACCTTCCTCTCCGTATTTATGACGCCGGAAGAGACGAGCCAATTCCCCCCCGCTCTCTTCCCGTCCAGCTTGTATTTAGGTAGCCTTGAGGCGGTCATCCAGCTCATCCCTGTGTTTCGCTTCATCGCTAACAGCTTCATCGTCTCCACGCTCGTCATGGTCGGACAACTCGTGACGGCGAGCCTGGCCGCATATGCTTTTGCTTTTATTGCTTTTCGCGGCAAGGCGTTCTGGTTTGCGGTCTTTTTGTCAACGATGATGATTCCTTGGGAAGTGACGATGATCCCTAACTTCCTCCTTATCAAATCATGGAACTGGCTGGACTCTTATCCGGGACTCGTCCTCCCCTTCCTCGCCTCTGCCTTTGGCGTATTCCTGCTGCGGCAATTCTTTCTGCAATTGCCCCGGGAGCTGTTTGAAGCAGCGCGAATGGACGGCTGCGGTCATCTACGCTATTTCGCGGGCATCGTTCTGCCGTTGGCCAGGCCCGGTCTTGCCACGCTTGCTGTGTATGTGTTCCTGAATACCTGGAATATGTATTTATGGCCGCTGCTCATTACGAATACCGCGAATATGCGCACCGTACAAATCGGGATCAGCATGCTGCAATTCGAGGAAATGACGGCCTGGAACATCGTTCTTGCCGGAGTCGCGCTCGTACTGCTTCCTTCGCTCATCCTCATTGTTCTTGGGCTTAAACAGCTCGTGCGCGGATTAACTGCAGGGGCCATCAAGGGCTAG
- a CDS encoding UbiA-like polyprenyltransferase, with product MEYARKVGTKIKLYSELVMFSHTLFSLPFAIISMVWAANGLPSAHVMIWGLIALVGARNGANAFNRVVDRVYDAQNPRTAHRHLPQKLLESKEVLVFVIVNYGIFIAASAMLNPLCFLLSPVAIFLISSYSYTKRFTYLSHLYLGFTIASAPIGAWFAVTGKFAFTPFVLGTIVMLWIAGFDIIYGSQDIEFDRSHGLWSIPSYFGLKNGLRIAAVLHLWMVILLLALIPIRGLGWIYGAGIGMAVILLLTEHRIIKPGNRQVMKIASYNLNQVISMVILFTTLIDFYMK from the coding sequence ATGGAATACGCCCGCAAAGTCGGGACTAAAATCAAGCTGTATAGTGAGTTAGTCATGTTCTCCCATACCTTATTTTCGCTGCCCTTTGCGATTATTTCGATGGTATGGGCAGCGAATGGCTTGCCGTCCGCCCATGTGATGATTTGGGGGCTGATTGCCCTTGTAGGTGCGCGCAATGGGGCCAATGCCTTTAATCGCGTTGTGGATCGGGTATACGATGCCCAGAATCCGCGTACCGCGCATCGCCATTTGCCGCAAAAGCTGCTGGAATCGAAAGAAGTGCTGGTGTTCGTAATCGTTAATTATGGCATCTTTATCGCTGCCTCGGCGATGCTGAATCCGCTGTGCTTTCTGCTGTCGCCTGTGGCAATCTTTCTGATCTCGTCATATTCCTATACGAAACGATTTACATACTTAAGTCATTTGTATTTAGGGTTTACGATTGCTTCCGCACCGATTGGCGCCTGGTTCGCCGTTACCGGCAAGTTTGCGTTCACGCCCTTTGTGCTGGGGACGATCGTGATGCTGTGGATTGCTGGCTTTGACATTATCTATGGCTCGCAGGACATCGAATTCGATCGTAGCCACGGACTATGGTCGATTCCAAGCTATTTTGGCTTGAAAAATGGTTTACGCATTGCCGCTGTCCTCCATCTATGGATGGTTATTCTGCTGCTTGCGCTCATTCCTATACGGGGGCTCGGCTGGATTTATGGAGCAGGGATCGGGATGGCTGTCATTCTACTGCTCACGGAGCATCGCATCATTAAACCGGGCAACCGGCAGGTCATGAAGATTGCGTCCTACAATCTCAATCAGGTCATCAGTATGGTTATTTTATTTACGACGTTAATTGATTTCTATATGAAGTAA